The Equus quagga isolate Etosha38 chromosome 10, UCLA_HA_Equagga_1.0, whole genome shotgun sequence genome includes a region encoding these proteins:
- the LOC124245255 gene encoding uncharacterized protein LOC124245255 isoform X1 → MAAGGHLSRIYTGGETAQSTRAPTHTHPRTKPGAALGWHQCHFLVCDGTRCARRRHRGNRGRGPRLSDVFLMVPTGPGNASGVPALGRSGASHGAAVTRPCLDAAAGGRRRPQPGGKGVRLARITIRTGGREGRRSGDEICAWEWGGKELSDEAEERPKRRARGWQRNVGPETENVRLREQGGQKGPCLPGNCPDSCLVGGGGRLLSCWEAAAFPAKWSSPRWSPSSWVRLPRPAQGPVAPPPCSVLPGLWPVFAVVGLCSVPPWPVVQLEQQVKCSASHGCKSPFVPGASGCAAPAPEPLLAVGSNGGVAFGFAFPCSPPQPPFPKGSPGFSMSTGSSSPYVNDMSPESHLAAIFSPLCHLSLDFVVWGLHLVRQAILVFTSSDFAGFS, encoded by the exons ATGGCCGCGGGGGGTCACTTATCCAGGATCTACACGGGTGGTGAAACTGCACAGAGCACGCGCGcacccacccacacccacccacgGACGAAACCCGGAGCAGCGCTCGGATGGCACCAGTGCCATTTCCTGGTGTGCGACGGCACCAGATGCGCGAGACGCCGACACCGGGGGAACCGCGGGAGGGGCCCCCGCCTCTCGGACGTGTTTCTTAT GGTCCCGACCGGTCCGGGAAACGCCAGCGGAGTGCCAGCCCTCGGGAGATCCGGGGCTTCCCATGGAGCAGCAGTCACCCGTCCCTGCCTGGATGCCGCCGCTGGAGGGCGCCGCCGTCCACAGCCCGGGGGAAAAGGCGTCAGGCTTGCACGGATAACAATCCggacaggtgggagggagggacggagatCAGGAGATGAGATTTGtgcctgggagtggggagggaaagaaCTCTCTGATGAGGCAGAGGAAAGACCCAAACGCCGGGCTCGCGGGTGGCAAAGGAACGTGGGCCCTGAGACCGAGAACGTGCGTTTGCGAGAGCAGGGAGGCCAGAAAGGACCTTGTCTGCCTGGGAACTGCCCTGACAGTTGTCTGGTCGGTGGAGGTGGCCGGCTCTTGAGCTGCTGGGAAGCCGCCGCCTTTCCTGCTAAATGGTCCTCACCAAGAtggtctcccagctcctgggTGAGGCTGCCCAGACCGGCTCAGGGCCCCGTGGCACCCCCGCCCTGCTCCGTGCTCCCCGGGCTTTGGCCAGTCTTTGCTGTGGTCGGTCTTTGTTCGGTTCCACCGTGGCCTGTCGTCCAGTTGGAGCAGCAGGTGAAATGCAGTGCCAGTCACGGGTGCAAGTCACCATTTGTCCCTGGAGCCAGCGGTTGTGCGGCCCCAGCACCGGAGCCTCTTCTGGCTGTGGGGTCAAATGGTGGAGTGGCCTTTGGCTTTGCTTTTCCTTGTTCCCCTCCTCAACCTCCTTTTCCTAAGGGGTCACCGGGCTTTTCCATGTCGACTGGTTCAAGCTCTCCATACGTTAATGATATGAGCCCTGAGTCACATCTTGCTgctattttttccccactttGTCACTTGTCTCTTGACTTTGTGGTTTGGGGTTTGCATTTGGTCAGGCAGGCGATTTTAGTTTTCACGTCGTCAGACTTTGCAGGCTTTTCCTAA
- the LOC124245255 gene encoding uncharacterized protein LOC124245255 isoform X2 — protein MAPVPFPGVRRHQMRETPTPGEPREGPPPLGRVSYGPDRSGKRQRSASPREIRGFPWSSSHPSLPGCRRWRAPPSTARGKRRQACTDNNPDRGGCGPGGGPRELCSPGHTGRKLFLITAASPFSASAV, from the exons ATGGCACCAGTGCCATTTCCTGGTGTGCGACGGCACCAGATGCGCGAGACGCCGACACCGGGGGAACCGCGGGAGGGGCCCCCGCCTCTCGGACGTGTTTCTTAT GGTCCCGACCGGTCCGGGAAACGCCAGCGGAGTGCCAGCCCTCGGGAGATCCGGGGCTTCCCATGGAGCAGCAGTCACCCGTCCCTGCCTGGATGCCGCCGCTGGAGGGCGCCGCCGTCCACAGCCCGGGGGAAAAGGCGTCAGGCTTGCACGGATAACAATCCggacag AGGAGGTTGCGGCCCTGGTGGCGGTCCCAGGGAGTTGTGCAGCCCCGGGCACACGGGCAGGAAGCTCTTTCTCATCACGGCAGCCAGCCCATTCAGCGCCAGTGCCGT GTAG